The Calditrichota bacterium genome includes a region encoding these proteins:
- a CDS encoding BMC domain-containing protein, whose protein sequence is MTQAARDCIGLVEFNSIAVGIEAADAMLKVSEVELVVAKTVCPGKYICLVRGDVAAVQSSVNAGVTRGGETVVDEMVLPRVHQSVFPAINATSAVEQVEALGIIETFSVASSIQAADAAAKAAKVTLIEVRLAVGLGGKSFVTLTGEVAAARAAVEAGAAVVQRKGLLMRKVVIPAPKAELVTSLL, encoded by the coding sequence ATGACGCAAGCGGCGCGTGACTGCATAGGTCTGGTGGAGTTCAACAGCATCGCCGTGGGCATCGAGGCAGCCGACGCCATGCTCAAGGTGAGCGAGGTGGAGCTGGTGGTGGCCAAGACGGTCTGCCCTGGCAAGTATATCTGCCTGGTGCGTGGCGATGTCGCCGCCGTGCAGAGCAGCGTGAACGCCGGCGTGACCAGAGGTGGCGAAACGGTCGTCGACGAAATGGTCCTGCCGCGCGTCCACCAGAGCGTATTCCCGGCAATCAACGCGACCTCCGCAGTTGAACAAGTCGAGGCGCTGGGTATCATCGAGACCTTTTCGGTTGCTTCCAGCATTCAAGCGGCCGATGCCGCGGCCAAGGCAGCCAAGGTGACCCTCATCGAGGTGCGTCTGGCCGTGGGACTTGGCGGCAAGTCGTTCGTGACCCTCACGGGAGAGGTGGCGGCAGCCAGGGCGGCAGTGGAGGCAGGCGCGGCAGTGGTACAGCGCAAGGGCTTGCTCATGCGCAAGGTGGTGATTCCAGCCCCCAAGGCGGAGTTGGTCACCAGCTTGTTGTGA
- the citF gene encoding citrate lyase subunit alpha gives MDLVENAVGRLVPTEIEGRKLRPFQGAHADKGGGRTAGALIRAASDYRNKLLKSLDDAIDACGIKDGMTVSFHHHLRDGDYVVNMVMDKLARRGLKDLVVAPSALFPCHEPLVRHIEKGVVRRVEGSMNGPVGRACSLGKMKSVCVLRSHGGRYRAIQDGDLHIDVAFIAAPAADAHGNANGVYGKSACGPLGFALADSLYADKVVVVTDNLVPFPCYPWSIQGGNVDYVVQVDAIGDPARIVSGTTVITRSPTRLLIAKYAAQLVVDSGIMHEPHFSFQAGAGGVSLAFVQFMAEHMARAGVVADFVRGGSTQYMVDLLNQGLTRYILDGQSFDLAGVQSLRDNPRHIETNPFVSYNYHTKGCFAQMVKVSVLGATEIDLDFNVNVNTHSDGWLLHGIGGFTDAADAEVTIITAPLVRGRVPIIVDKVVTVTAPGEMIDVVVTERGIAINPRRKDLLQRLKRSSLPIVPIDKLYRMAIDMTGQPEKPTFTERIVALIEFRDGTIIDAVRQLVPKT, from the coding sequence ATGGACCTGGTAGAGAACGCCGTTGGGCGGTTAGTGCCCACAGAGATTGAAGGGAGAAAGCTTAGACCATTCCAAGGGGCTCATGCCGACAAAGGTGGGGGACGCACTGCTGGCGCGCTGATTCGTGCAGCCAGCGACTACCGCAACAAACTGCTCAAGTCGCTGGACGACGCCATCGATGCCTGCGGCATCAAGGACGGCATGACGGTCTCCTTCCATCACCACTTGCGGGATGGCGACTATGTGGTGAACATGGTCATGGACAAGCTGGCGCGCAGAGGCCTCAAAGACCTGGTGGTCGCCCCGTCTGCGCTCTTCCCCTGCCACGAGCCGTTGGTGCGCCACATCGAAAAGGGCGTGGTGCGCCGCGTGGAGGGCTCAATGAACGGGCCGGTGGGCAGGGCGTGCTCGTTGGGGAAGATGAAGAGCGTGTGCGTGCTCCGCTCCCACGGCGGCCGCTATCGCGCCATCCAGGATGGCGACCTGCACATCGATGTTGCCTTCATTGCCGCACCGGCTGCCGATGCCCACGGCAACGCCAACGGCGTCTATGGCAAATCGGCCTGCGGCCCGCTCGGCTTTGCCTTGGCCGATTCCCTTTATGCCGACAAGGTGGTGGTGGTCACCGATAACCTTGTGCCCTTCCCCTGTTACCCATGGAGCATCCAGGGCGGCAACGTCGACTATGTCGTCCAGGTGGATGCCATCGGCGACCCTGCGCGCATCGTTTCCGGCACCACGGTCATCACGCGCAGCCCCACGCGGCTGCTCATCGCCAAGTACGCCGCGCAGCTGGTGGTGGATAGCGGCATCATGCACGAGCCGCACTTCTCTTTTCAGGCTGGGGCCGGAGGTGTCTCCCTTGCGTTCGTGCAGTTCATGGCCGAGCACATGGCCCGCGCCGGCGTCGTCGCCGATTTTGTGCGAGGCGGATCGACGCAGTACATGGTGGACCTGCTCAACCAGGGCCTCACCCGCTACATTCTCGACGGCCAGAGCTTTGACTTGGCTGGAGTGCAGTCCCTGCGCGACAACCCGCGGCACATCGAGACCAATCCTTTCGTCTCCTACAACTACCACACCAAGGGTTGTTTTGCCCAGATGGTCAAGGTTTCGGTGCTGGGTGCCACGGAAATCGACCTTGATTTCAACGTCAACGTGAACACCCACTCCGACGGGTGGTTGCTGCACGGCATCGGCGGGTTCACAGACGCCGCCGACGCAGAGGTCACCATCATCACCGCGCCGCTGGTGCGTGGGCGGGTGCCGATCATCGTGGACAAGGTGGTGACCGTTACTGCGCCAGGCGAGATGATCGACGTGGTGGTCACCGAGCGCGGCATTGCCATCAACCCACGGCGGAAAGACCTGCTGCAGCGCTTGAAGCGGAGCAGTCTGCCCATCGTGCCCATCGACAAGCTCTACCGCATGGCGATCGACATGACAGGGCAGCCGGAAAAGCCCACGTTCACCGAGCGCATCGTGGCGCTCATCGAGTTTCGGGATGGTACAATCATCGACGCAGTGCGCCAGCTGGTGCCGAAGACGTGA
- the citD gene encoding citrate lyase acyl carrier protein gives MAEKIQVGRSDKSDLLLTIERRTRGGIRLDLVSSVAGTFGQQIRATILSTLEALGVRHASLTVDDRGALDHVIQARVEAGVRALWPVEGLGVWPERRIKRRQVPKDRLRRTRLYLPGNNPDLMLNAGLFGADSVILDLEDSVAPADKAAARVLVRNSLLAVDFGAAERIVRINPLATEFGAADLEMVVPAQPDTILIPKCEAAESVLEVEERVAALEREHRLRYQIWLMPLIESAKGVLNAYQIASASQRVVALCFGAEDFTADIGAERTVEGKESFVARSLLVLAAKAARVQAIDTVFSDVADVDGLVKSTEEAIALGFEGKGVIHPAQIEPIHRAFAPTPERIAHAQQVIAALEEAERRGAGVASLGTKMIDAPVVARAKRTLQLAKALGLID, from the coding sequence ATGGCAGAGAAGATCCAAGTCGGAAGGAGTGACAAGAGCGACCTGCTGCTGACCATCGAGCGACGGACACGCGGTGGCATCCGGCTCGACCTGGTCAGCTCGGTGGCGGGCACCTTTGGCCAACAAATCCGTGCCACCATTCTCTCTACCCTCGAGGCTTTGGGCGTGCGTCATGCCTCCCTGACGGTAGACGACAGGGGCGCCTTAGACCACGTCATTCAGGCTCGCGTGGAGGCGGGGGTGCGCGCCCTTTGGCCTGTCGAAGGGCTGGGCGTCTGGCCGGAGCGGCGGATCAAGCGGAGACAGGTACCCAAAGATCGCCTACGGCGCACGCGCCTCTATCTGCCCGGCAACAATCCAGACCTGATGCTCAACGCAGGACTCTTTGGGGCGGACAGCGTCATTCTGGACCTTGAGGACTCGGTAGCGCCCGCAGACAAGGCGGCCGCCCGCGTGTTGGTGCGCAACAGCCTGCTGGCGGTGGACTTTGGTGCTGCCGAGCGCATCGTGCGCATCAACCCCTTGGCCACAGAATTTGGCGCAGCCGACTTAGAGATGGTGGTACCGGCCCAACCTGATACCATCCTCATCCCCAAGTGCGAGGCAGCGGAAAGCGTGCTGGAGGTCGAGGAGAGAGTCGCTGCCCTCGAAAGAGAGCATCGCCTTCGCTATCAGATTTGGCTCATGCCGCTCATCGAAAGCGCCAAAGGCGTGCTCAACGCATACCAGATCGCCTCTGCCAGTCAGCGGGTGGTCGCCCTTTGCTTCGGAGCGGAGGATTTTACCGCAGACATCGGCGCAGAGCGCACCGTTGAGGGCAAGGAGAGCTTTGTGGCGCGCAGCCTGCTGGTGCTGGCGGCAAAGGCCGCACGGGTGCAGGCCATCGACACCGTGTTCTCCGATGTTGCCGACGTCGACGGTTTGGTCAAGAGCACAGAAGAGGCCATCGCCTTGGGCTTTGAAGGTAAAGGGGTCATCCACCCAGCGCAGATTGAGCCCATCCATCGCGCCTTTGCGCCGACTCCGGAGCGGATTGCGCATGCGCAGCAAGTGATTGCTGCGTTGGAGGAGGCAGAGCGCCGCGGTGCGGGTGTCGCCAGTCTCGGCACAAAGATGATCGATGCGCCCGTGGTGGCACGGGCAAAGCGTACGCTGCAATTGGCCAAGGCCCTTGGCCTTATCGACTGA